Proteins found in one Methanospirillum hungatei JF-1 genomic segment:
- a CDS encoding clostripain-related cysteine peptidase produces the protein MRQISPHCRNLKRITSNLIHYTGNTGKNISLICLIFFIISAISIPAAADENSTLLIALYASGGTLEQHMGLITDDFTQVVKGAENLSERITILAAYGGADKPGWRGMTIAGLDDLKADLADGELGNSNLSIQKVRNASMGDPESLAFFLSYINKKYQYDRLFLIFIGHGQAYTGMLFDQNHGDDGLTIDDLTKGLGSWDIDLIGFDSCMMGCLEVLSALSPSASYLIASEEAEPADGWPYKPWISYISAHPDESVEQYAKNLTDEYMKTPGQGKTIALLNPKEADYLTERLDRFAKDLHALAGDEEGCRTIARILSQTQQFGRTGTGELQETTMDLYSFADEARLTVPYLSKSAEEVREGINRTVIFARHDAMVPGAHGVAILSPVLINPVFYEYYRESAFITPSWDRFLIRYLGECGEDGNITALF, from the coding sequence GTGAGACAAATATCACCGCACTGCAGGAACCTGAAGAGAATAACCAGTAATTTAATCCATTACACAGGTAATACAGGGAAGAACATCTCCCTGATATGCCTCATTTTTTTTATCATATCGGCAATTTCCATCCCCGCAGCAGCTGATGAAAACAGCACCCTGCTTATCGCTCTCTATGCATCTGGTGGAACCCTTGAGCAGCATATGGGGCTTATAACCGATGATTTTACACAGGTGGTAAAAGGTGCTGAAAATCTATCAGAGCGGATAACAATTCTTGCAGCATATGGTGGTGCAGACAAACCCGGATGGAGGGGGATGACCATCGCCGGGCTTGACGACCTGAAAGCAGACCTTGCAGACGGGGAACTTGGCAACAGCAACCTGTCAATTCAAAAGGTCCGCAATGCCAGTATGGGTGATCCTGAATCACTCGCATTTTTCCTCTCATACATCAACAAAAAGTATCAGTATGACCGGCTCTTCCTCATCTTCATTGGCCACGGGCAGGCATATACCGGGATGCTCTTTGACCAGAACCATGGCGACGACGGGCTGACCATCGACGATCTGACCAAGGGCCTTGGGTCATGGGATATCGACCTTATCGGGTTTGACTCATGTATGATGGGATGCCTTGAGGTTCTCTCCGCTCTCTCCCCGTCTGCATCATACCTGATCGCCAGTGAAGAGGCAGAACCGGCAGATGGCTGGCCATATAAGCCTTGGATCTCGTATATCAGTGCACATCCGGATGAATCGGTGGAGCAGTATGCAAAAAATCTCACCGACGAGTATATGAAGACCCCCGGTCAGGGAAAGACAATCGCACTCCTTAATCCAAAAGAGGCTGATTATCTCACCGAGCGGCTGGATCGGTTTGCAAAAGACCTTCATGCCCTTGCCGGAGATGAGGAGGGATGCAGGACTATAGCCCGCATTCTATCACAGACACAGCAATTTGGCCGCACCGGAACCGGAGAACTCCAGGAGACGACCATGGATCTGTATTCCTTTGCAGATGAGGCACGGCTTACTGTTCCCTATCTCTCAAAATCTGCAGAAGAAGTACGTGAAGGGATAAACCGGACGGTTATTTTTGCCCGCCATGATGCCATGGTCCCTGGTGCACACGGAGTAGCCATCCTCTCACCAGTCCTCATCAATCCTGTATTTTACGAATATTACCGGGAAAGTGCATTCATTACTCCGTCATGGGACAGATTTCTTATCAGGTACCTGGGAGAATGTGGAGAAGACGGGAATATCACCGCTCTCTTCTGA
- a CDS encoding tetratricopeptide repeat protein, with amino-acid sequence MTIPRQVHGFIILVVLLFTVPALATQSDDLISDGNVLYSQGMYQEAISYFERAIEQDPSNAAAWYNKGVSLYKLGQVDEAIASYEVAIGLDPRNSDYWYNKGNALLSKNLLNEAYAAYDVAIQLDPYDVQAWMAKGNVLSDQKQYEDAIRAYDAAIQIDPDNEETWFAKGNAHYNQENFKEAVSAYEIALQKDSKDSKAWYNKGNAQYNLGNLEDALKSYEMALAYNPKDAIAYTNKGMALADLERYDDAIDAYEAALSLDATDLKAWTSLGQVYTKLREYDNAVRAFQMALKLNKTDSSVWKNIGDVLMLEKRYDEALAAYEQAIALNRMDSSAWIGKGTALNNLARYKEALGVFEIACSMSPLFASGWVGKGNSLSGLGQIQEADGAYEAALQLDPRNSQALAGKSKNLVTTGDPETALQSLQLAIAADPTNMALLGRLAEIYEKMGRYQDALDVWNSVSLNESDPNLVRKGKAMTLVRAGREAEALALYRDVLGSDQQSGFVYEQYGDVLALAGDTPGAEHAYRKAMEIQPNLTGILLKINALESTHKETPLTIFPILLGLITGCLLLVRRER; translated from the coding sequence ATGACCATTCCACGTCAGGTTCATGGTTTCATCATACTGGTGGTATTGCTTTTTACCGTGCCAGCTCTTGCCACACAGTCTGATGACCTGATATCAGACGGGAATGTCTTATACAGCCAGGGAATGTACCAGGAAGCTATCTCCTATTTTGAGCGTGCTATTGAACAGGATCCTTCGAATGCAGCGGCATGGTACAATAAAGGGGTTTCACTTTATAAACTAGGTCAGGTGGATGAAGCAATCGCCTCATATGAGGTCGCCATCGGGCTTGATCCCCGGAACTCTGATTACTGGTACAATAAGGGAAATGCCCTCTTAAGTAAGAACCTGCTCAATGAGGCATATGCGGCATATGATGTGGCAATTCAGCTTGACCCCTATGATGTACAGGCCTGGATGGCAAAGGGAAATGTTCTGTCTGACCAGAAGCAGTACGAAGATGCCATCAGGGCATATGATGCTGCTATCCAGATAGACCCGGATAATGAGGAGACCTGGTTTGCAAAGGGGAATGCTCATTACAACCAGGAAAATTTTAAAGAAGCGGTGTCCGCCTATGAGATCGCTTTACAAAAGGACAGTAAGGACAGTAAGGCCTGGTACAACAAGGGAAATGCCCAGTATAATCTTGGAAACCTTGAGGATGCCCTGAAAAGTTATGAGATGGCCCTTGCCTATAACCCGAAAGATGCCATTGCATATACGAACAAAGGAATGGCTCTTGCAGATCTTGAGCGGTACGACGATGCAATTGATGCCTATGAGGCTGCTCTCAGCCTTGACGCAACCGACCTGAAAGCCTGGACCTCTCTTGGACAGGTGTATACGAAACTGCGAGAGTATGATAATGCTGTCCGGGCATTTCAGATGGCTCTAAAGCTCAACAAGACTGACTCATCGGTCTGGAAGAATATCGGCGATGTCCTCATGCTGGAAAAGCGGTACGATGAGGCACTTGCTGCATATGAACAGGCCATCGCATTAAACCGGATGGATTCATCAGCCTGGATTGGGAAGGGAACTGCTCTGAATAACCTTGCCAGATACAAAGAAGCTCTGGGCGTATTCGAGATAGCCTGCTCCATGTCTCCCCTGTTTGCTTCAGGATGGGTAGGAAAAGGGAACAGTCTTTCCGGACTTGGGCAGATACAGGAGGCTGATGGTGCGTATGAAGCAGCGCTTCAGCTTGACCCGAGGAACAGTCAGGCACTTGCCGGAAAGAGTAAGAATCTGGTGACAACCGGCGATCCGGAGACTGCACTCCAATCCCTGCAGCTAGCCATTGCCGCTGATCCGACAAATATGGCCCTGCTTGGCCGGCTTGCCGAGATATATGAAAAAATGGGGCGGTATCAGGATGCTCTTGATGTCTGGAATTCAGTCTCCCTGAATGAATCTGATCCTAACCTTGTCAGAAAAGGAAAAGCGATGACTCTGGTCCGGGCAGGCAGGGAGGCTGAAGCGCTGGCTTTATATCGGGACGTTCTTGGATCCGATCAGCAGTCAGGGTTTGTGTATGAGCAGTATGGGGATGTGCTGGCACTTGCCGGAGATACCCCTGGAGCGGAGCATGCCTACCGAAAAGCGATGGAGATACAGCCAAACCTGACCGGGATCCTTCTGAAGATTAATGCACTTGAATCCACTCATAAAGAGACTCCGCTCACAATCTTCCCAATACTACTCGGACTTATCACCGGATGTCTGCTCCTGGTCAGAAGAGAGCGGTGA
- a CDS encoding glutaredoxin family protein encodes MGAVFIVYTLEFCPRCEILKDFLTSHQIPFTVADMSSAKALTELRVNGIFVQEAPVLQVDKTFLTSQELFSGDAINEQRILQLC; translated from the coding sequence ATGGGGGCGGTCTTTATCGTATATACACTTGAGTTTTGTCCACGTTGTGAAATTCTCAAGGATTTTCTTACATCTCACCAGATACCTTTCACCGTTGCCGACATGTCATCTGCGAAGGCACTGACTGAGCTCCGCGTGAACGGCATCTTTGTACAGGAGGCCCCGGTCCTTCAGGTTGATAAGACGTTCCTGACCTCTCAGGAACTCTTCAGTGGTGACGCCATCAATGAACAGCGGATATTGCAACTCTGTTAG
- the nrdD gene encoding anaerobic ribonucleoside-triphosphate reductase, whose product MPPVRTSDGHILEWDRDRIVRQILKETRLVEIFYGFDGADEETAQEIAREVEDRIRKLNLRTLSGPLIREIMNIILIERGRIQWRNVCTRVGTPVFDAHQIDVGRGFEAKDNANLQENAETSHKKKADKISKEQYLLQLPPHLADRHLCGDIHIHDLEYFGTRPFCQDWDLRYFFYYGLMPDGNGTKASVAGPANRAEVAVLHAVKALGSAQTNFAGGQGYYNFLTFLAPYFTGMEYIEMKQLMQMFVYEMTQMMVARGGQLVFSSVQLSPGVPKLWKDKPCVYKGKIWNGTDAPLQTYGSCEREVRLLFKALMEVMLEGDYWGKPFNFPKPEISIEPDFMHEDEEFNAKNPDLPSYEDLYLMTFELASKFGTPYYDNQLPAYRGAGEGISCYQCCAYQFSTMADKDADFDKKLYFEDGMHFSMGSWGVVSLNCPRASYKAHGDEERLFAELRSMMDTAVEVFKIKLRWMEHIKKSNRMPFAMQRPRDPKTGERGAMAVDFDGLVYTIGIVGLNEMVQHFTGHQLHESDEAFRLGVLAMTEMELYSQELTRKHGMTIALARTPAETTGQRFAVADLLRREFHEEAKKVIKGNLEVALSRLGDTRDLPIYYTNGTHVAPGADITLARRAEIEHVFFPIVDGGNIFHIWLGEARPDPRGLMDMAMKLCRSTQIGYFAFTRDLTVCLHQFSEWDGKRAHIPVKDPGETQTGIQSPIHV is encoded by the coding sequence ATGCCGCCTGTCAGAACCAGTGACGGGCATATCCTGGAATGGGACCGGGACCGTATTGTCAGACAGATTCTGAAAGAGACCAGGCTTGTCGAGATTTTTTACGGATTTGACGGGGCAGATGAGGAGACGGCACAGGAGATAGCACGGGAGGTGGAGGACCGGATCAGAAAACTTAACCTGCGCACGCTTTCAGGTCCTTTAATCCGGGAGATTATGAATATCATCCTTATCGAACGAGGAAGGATCCAGTGGAGAAATGTCTGCACCAGGGTTGGAACTCCGGTCTTTGATGCTCACCAGATAGATGTCGGCAGGGGATTTGAGGCAAAGGATAATGCAAACCTGCAGGAGAATGCTGAAACGTCTCATAAAAAAAAGGCAGACAAGATCAGCAAGGAGCAATACCTCCTCCAGCTTCCTCCCCATCTCGCAGACCGTCACCTCTGCGGGGACATTCATATCCATGATCTCGAGTACTTCGGGACACGGCCGTTCTGCCAGGACTGGGATCTCCGGTACTTCTTCTACTATGGTCTCATGCCTGACGGGAACGGGACAAAGGCATCGGTGGCTGGACCTGCAAACCGGGCAGAGGTTGCAGTACTCCATGCAGTAAAGGCTCTTGGAAGTGCCCAGACCAATTTTGCCGGCGGGCAGGGGTACTATAATTTCCTCACATTCCTGGCGCCGTATTTCACGGGCATGGAATATATTGAGATGAAGCAGCTGATGCAGATGTTTGTCTACGAGATGACCCAGATGATGGTTGCCCGAGGCGGCCAGCTGGTCTTCTCATCAGTCCAGCTCTCACCGGGAGTCCCAAAGCTCTGGAAAGACAAGCCCTGTGTTTATAAAGGAAAGATCTGGAATGGAACCGATGCACCCTTGCAGACCTATGGCTCCTGTGAACGGGAGGTCAGACTGCTCTTTAAGGCTCTTATGGAGGTCATGCTTGAAGGTGATTACTGGGGCAAGCCATTTAATTTTCCAAAACCGGAGATCAGTATAGAGCCTGACTTCATGCATGAGGACGAGGAATTCAATGCAAAAAACCCTGATCTTCCGAGTTATGAAGATCTCTACCTTATGACCTTTGAACTGGCATCAAAGTTTGGAACACCATACTATGACAACCAGCTCCCGGCATACCGGGGGGCAGGGGAAGGAATCTCCTGTTACCAGTGTTGTGCATACCAGTTCTCCACCATGGCCGATAAGGATGCAGACTTTGATAAAAAGCTCTATTTTGAAGATGGCATGCACTTCTCCATGGGATCGTGGGGTGTTGTCTCACTCAACTGTCCCCGGGCATCCTACAAGGCACATGGTGATGAGGAACGACTCTTTGCCGAGCTCCGGTCGATGATGGACACCGCTGTTGAGGTCTTTAAGATAAAACTCCGGTGGATGGAGCATATCAAGAAGAGTAACCGGATGCCTTTTGCCATGCAGCGACCCCGTGACCCAAAGACCGGTGAACGTGGTGCAATGGCCGTTGACTTTGACGGACTTGTCTATACCATAGGGATTGTCGGTCTGAATGAAATGGTCCAGCACTTTACGGGCCATCAGCTCCATGAATCAGATGAGGCTTTCCGTCTCGGAGTCCTTGCAATGACCGAGATGGAACTCTACAGCCAGGAGCTGACCAGAAAGCACGGGATGACCATCGCCCTTGCACGTACCCCGGCAGAGACAACCGGTCAGCGATTTGCCGTTGCCGATCTTCTCCGCAGGGAGTTTCACGAGGAGGCAAAAAAGGTCATCAAGGGTAATCTGGAAGTTGCCTTATCCCGTCTTGGCGATACCCGCGATCTTCCGATATACTATACTAATGGAACCCATGTCGCTCCTGGTGCAGACATCACCCTTGCACGCCGTGCCGAGATCGAACATGTCTTCTTCCCGATTGTGGACGGTGGAAATATCTTTCATATCTGGCTTGGTGAAGCCCGGCCTGATCCCCGTGGCCTGATGGACATGGCTATGAAACTCTGTCGAAGCACCCAGATAGGATACTTTGCATTCACCCGTGACCTGACCGTATGCCTGCACCAGTTCTCGGAGTGGGACGGCAAACGGGCTCATATCCCGGTAAAAGATCCTGGAGAGACTCAAACAGGAATCCAGTCGCCAATTCACGTATAA
- a CDS encoding serine hydrolase domain-containing protein — protein MTVLSVRSFFCAGLILLLLFTCGISAKTIPPTDTLDGFDEFITQKMADFDVPGVVVGIVENDTVVYLKGFGVRELGNPEKVDPDTRFQIASVTKYFTGGAIGTLVDEGKLDWDTPVAEYLPGFTLKDPYVGNHSNLRDLLAHRTGLRRDGELLGRIGISNDEILYRMRFLESDAGFRERYIYSNAGYFIAGEVAAQAYGKSWENLTDERLIVPLGMTRSGARHETLYLDDNHITGHASTPDGTLDIIPFEEASLPAAGQIVSTGRDMTQWIRLMLNNGTIEGTMVLSPKTVEDIHAASFVAGPSGPLHDPNGAVGLGCDSYYFLDERVIEKNGALDGVRSIVVLIPGKKSGIVVIANKQLTAFPEAVRDEFLERYIGRSGIDLQALELQNQKGWNSLIKNPDRPENPGPATISPGAIEGVYASPLYGSIQIDLGPDAEHMIIGLGQNRYQGNLVHWTDNTWYLSFPNPDDLVGYLTFIADESGTVTGIESNEFGPFTRA, from the coding sequence ATGACAGTACTATCCGTGCGTTCTTTTTTCTGTGCAGGTCTCATCCTTCTTCTGCTTTTCACCTGTGGAATCAGTGCAAAAACCATACCGCCGACTGACACTTTGGATGGCTTTGATGAATTTATCACCCAGAAGATGGCTGATTTTGATGTGCCTGGTGTCGTGGTGGGCATTGTTGAAAATGACACTGTCGTATACCTGAAAGGATTCGGGGTCCGTGAACTTGGAAACCCAGAAAAGGTTGATCCTGATACCCGGTTTCAGATAGCATCAGTCACGAAATATTTCACCGGTGGAGCCATCGGAACTCTGGTAGATGAAGGAAAACTGGATTGGGATACACCGGTTGCAGAGTATCTTCCCGGTTTCACCTTAAAGGATCCGTATGTCGGCAATCATTCAAACCTTCGTGATCTCCTGGCCCACCGGACCGGACTTCGCCGCGATGGTGAACTACTCGGAAGAATCGGAATTTCCAATGATGAGATATTGTACCGGATGCGGTTCCTTGAGTCAGATGCAGGGTTCAGGGAGCGGTACATCTACTCAAATGCCGGGTATTTCATCGCCGGGGAGGTAGCAGCACAGGCATATGGAAAGAGCTGGGAGAACCTTACCGATGAACGACTGATAGTGCCACTCGGGATGACCCGTTCAGGGGCCAGACATGAAACCCTGTACCTTGATGATAATCATATTACCGGCCATGCCAGTACTCCTGATGGAACATTGGATATAATTCCCTTCGAAGAGGCGTCGCTTCCCGCTGCCGGCCAGATTGTTTCTACCGGCCGTGATATGACTCAGTGGATCAGGTTGATGCTGAATAATGGCACGATTGAGGGAACGATGGTACTCAGTCCGAAAACGGTAGAGGATATTCATGCAGCAAGCTTCGTCGCCGGTCCTTCAGGTCCCCTTCATGATCCAAACGGGGCAGTGGGTCTTGGCTGTGACTCCTATTACTTCCTTGATGAACGGGTCATTGAGAAGAACGGAGCACTTGATGGTGTCCGCTCAATTGTTGTTCTCATTCCGGGGAAGAAGAGCGGGATTGTGGTTATCGCAAACAAGCAGCTGACGGCATTTCCTGAAGCAGTCAGGGATGAGTTTCTTGAACGGTATATCGGCAGGAGTGGAATAGACCTCCAAGCTCTTGAACTACAGAATCAAAAGGGGTGGAACTCTTTAATTAAAAATCCTGATAGACCTGAAAACCCGGGTCCTGCGACTATCAGCCCTGGTGCAATCGAAGGGGTGTATGCGAGTCCCCTGTATGGTTCCATTCAGATTGACCTGGGCCCAGATGCGGAACATATGATAATCGGGCTCGGGCAAAACCGATACCAGGGGAACCTGGTCCACTGGACAGATAACACCTGGTATCTCTCATTCCCGAACCCGGATGATCTGGTCGGATATCTGACGTTCATTGCAGATGAATCAGGAACAGTGACAGGTATTGAATCCAATGAGTTCGGACCGTTCACTCGTGCCTGA
- a CDS encoding class I SAM-dependent methyltransferase, whose protein sequence is MGILIIIGILILVIIILFVGWRYASQRRSLPCPVWMKWMLDPPFAWMSGRTRKTIEYLDVNPGMQVLDAGCGPGRVSIPVAKIVGQTGNVTAMDIQEGMLAEVRKRAEKEGLSNIRYLQGGIGEGKLGKEQYDRIVMITVLGEIPDHERAMQEIYGALKPGGMLLIEETIRDPHFQRVQTVRDLAGGIGFVEKGWHGSRFNYCILLGKE, encoded by the coding sequence ATGGGCATTCTCATTATCATAGGCATTCTTATTCTGGTGATCATTATCCTTTTCGTTGGATGGCGGTATGCTTCACAGCGACGATCACTTCCCTGTCCGGTATGGATGAAATGGATGCTGGATCCGCCGTTTGCGTGGATGAGCGGCCGGACAAGAAAGACGATTGAATACCTTGATGTCAACCCGGGTATGCAGGTTCTTGATGCAGGGTGCGGTCCTGGGAGAGTATCAATTCCGGTTGCGAAGATCGTCGGACAGACAGGGAATGTTACCGCAATGGATATTCAGGAAGGGATGCTTGCAGAGGTAAGAAAGCGGGCAGAAAAAGAGGGTCTTTCGAATATCAGATATCTGCAGGGTGGTATCGGAGAAGGAAAACTCGGAAAGGAGCAGTACGACCGGATCGTGATGATTACCGTTCTTGGTGAGATTCCGGATCATGAAAGAGCGATGCAGGAGATCTATGGAGCATTGAAACCCGGTGGAATGCTGCTCATCGAAGAGACGATCCGGGATCCACATTTCCAGAGAGTGCAGACAGTAAGAGACCTCGCCGGTGGGATCGGGTTTGTTGAGAAGGGATGGCACGGGAGCAGGTTTAATTATTGTATTCTGCTTGGGAAAGAGTAA
- the thpR gene encoding RNA 2',3'-cyclic phosphodiesterase → MVRLFVAIDLPDEIREQFRDVQDGLRSSRARLTLVDQESMHITLKFIGEVSGSALSQITEILQTIEASPFSMEVGLIGTNSQRAPRVVWAEVDDPGQCRALAESIDSSLASLGFEPEKRKFRPHITIARVRQFHQSLFEALAGVASSCSGTIPVREFILKKSELTPDGPIYTDILHVSLRERS, encoded by the coding sequence ATGGTCCGTTTATTCGTTGCAATCGACCTTCCTGATGAAATCAGGGAACAGTTCAGGGATGTTCAGGATGGCCTGCGGTCAAGCCGTGCACGTCTGACTCTGGTGGATCAGGAGTCGATGCATATCACGTTAAAGTTTATCGGTGAAGTGAGCGGGTCAGCCCTCTCGCAGATTACTGAAATATTACAAACCATAGAGGCTTCACCTTTCTCCATGGAGGTGGGGCTTATCGGGACGAATAGTCAGCGGGCTCCCCGGGTGGTCTGGGCAGAAGTGGATGACCCTGGACAATGCCGGGCACTTGCAGAATCAATAGACTCTTCCCTGGCCTCACTCGGATTTGAACCGGAGAAGCGGAAGTTCAGACCCCATATCACCATCGCACGGGTAAGGCAATTTCATCAGTCACTCTTTGAAGCCCTGGCAGGCGTAGCATCCTCATGCTCGGGAACCATTCCGGTCAGGGAGTTTATATTGAAAAAGAGTGAACTCACCCCTGACGGACCCATATATACTGATATTCTCCATGTCTCTCTCCGGGAGCGTTCATGA
- the cca gene encoding CCA tRNA nucleotidyltransferase, producing the protein MTFSPLEQSVLAEIRPTKEELDRMYALADRLIADIRGSGKADGMMVGSVARKTCVHGDRDLDVFMLFDPALPREDLEREGLALAWSIAHQYTDIIREKYAEHPYLNATIDGFDVDLVPCYQVKEATDIQSAVDRTPFHNRYISSRIGDFTDDVLLLKQFVKAGGVYGSDQMTEGFAGYLCELLVLHHGGFHNLLKAAAGWKPGMFIDIEQHAAKWFDEPLVVIDPVDPCRNVSASVSDTKLLEFIELCQGYLKSPSKWFFYRPPICILTEEEVSALLKGRESAFLAITLKTPPYIEDIVVPQLRKSLHTLVDLLKRHEFVVIRADTWMLEDRSMLLFELLVDTLPAVRFHAGPPVTAHVNAAKFIDKYIHSDIIFAGPFIRDGRYGVELPRRYRQASDLLSSNEVFGTALGKHVKHSMKEEFVVHSGLECWQPGFEPFISEFLQKSSPLVRIRRAEARTS; encoded by the coding sequence ATGACATTTTCACCACTTGAACAGTCAGTTCTCGCAGAGATACGTCCCACCAAAGAAGAACTTGATCGGATGTACGCCCTTGCAGACCGGCTTATTGCAGATATCCGTGGATCCGGCAAGGCTGACGGTATGATGGTCGGATCGGTTGCCAGAAAGACCTGTGTGCATGGTGACCGGGACCTTGATGTATTTATGCTCTTTGATCCTGCCCTGCCACGTGAAGACCTGGAACGGGAGGGCCTTGCCCTTGCATGGAGCATTGCACACCAATATACCGATATAATCAGGGAGAAGTACGCCGAACACCCGTACCTGAATGCGACGATAGATGGTTTTGATGTCGATCTTGTCCCCTGTTATCAGGTAAAGGAGGCGACCGATATCCAGAGTGCAGTTGATCGGACACCATTTCATAACCGGTATATCTCTTCACGTATCGGTGATTTTACCGATGACGTTCTCCTTTTAAAGCAGTTTGTCAAGGCAGGCGGAGTCTATGGGTCTGATCAGATGACGGAGGGGTTTGCCGGATACCTGTGTGAACTCCTGGTCCTACATCATGGCGGGTTTCATAACCTGCTCAAGGCCGCAGCAGGCTGGAAACCCGGAATGTTCATCGATATTGAGCAGCATGCAGCCAAATGGTTTGATGAACCACTGGTTGTCATCGATCCGGTTGATCCCTGCCGGAATGTATCGGCCTCCGTGTCAGATACAAAACTTCTTGAGTTTATTGAGCTCTGCCAGGGGTATCTGAAATCACCGTCAAAGTGGTTTTTTTACCGCCCACCGATCTGTATCCTGACCGAGGAAGAGGTCAGCGCCCTCTTGAAAGGTCGTGAGTCTGCATTTCTTGCGATCACCCTGAAAACCCCGCCCTATATTGAAGATATTGTCGTCCCACAACTTCGGAAAAGTCTGCATACGTTGGTTGATCTTTTAAAAAGGCATGAGTTTGTGGTTATACGGGCAGATACGTGGATGCTTGAGGATCGAAGTATGCTCCTCTTTGAGCTCCTTGTTGACACTCTTCCGGCGGTCAGGTTCCATGCAGGTCCACCGGTCACCGCCCATGTCAATGCGGCAAAGTTCATTGACAAGTATATTCATTCAGATATCATCTTTGCCGGGCCATTCATTCGTGACGGCCGGTACGGGGTGGAACTTCCCCGGCGCTACCGGCAGGCCTCCGATCTCCTCTCCTCAAATGAAGTATTTGGAACTGCTCTTGGCAAGCATGTCAAGCATTCCATGAAAGAGGAGTTTGTTGTCCATTCAGGGCTTGAGTGCTGGCAACCCGGGTTTGAACCATTTATCAGTGAGTTCCTCCAGAAAAGCAGCCCGCTTGTGCGGATACGGCGGGCTGAAGCACGAACCTCATAA
- a CDS encoding SulP family inorganic anion transporter → MGLLILTGCCIILPGWHISLLTGVNDSEVIVSQGQWYLPFFFLQTLRWGELAGFVAMLAYTLFSSSHQIINGTESTTAILLATTVAPLAMLDSARYAALAGAHALFISFIYLVAGRFRLGFVSDFFSKPILTGYMTGTSIVLQSARSGRCLASACQVSRSSINSLN, encoded by the coding sequence ATGGGTCTTCTCATATTGACCGGCTGTTGCATTATACTCCCTGGCTGGCATATCTCTCTGCTTACCGGCGTGAATGATTCAGAAGTGATCGTATCGCAGGGGCAGTGGTATTTGCCGTTCTTCTTCCTTCAAACCTTGCGTTGGGGGGAGTTAGCCGGATTTGTTGCCATGCTTGCATATACCCTCTTCAGCAGTTCTCATCAGATCATCAATGGAACTGAATCGACCACGGCTATCCTGCTTGCAACAACCGTCGCCCCTCTTGCCATGTTAGATTCTGCACGATATGCAGCACTTGCCGGTGCTCATGCACTCTTTATCAGTTTCATCTATCTGGTGGCCGGCCGGTTCAGGCTTGGGTTTGTATCCGATTTCTTCTCGAAACCTATCCTTACCGGGTATATGACCGGAACATCAATAGTTTTACAATCAGCCCGCTCGGGAAGATGTTTGGCTTCAGCCTGTCAAGTATCAAGATCTTCGATAAATTCTTTGAACTGA